From the genome of Amycolatopsis sp. NBC_01488, one region includes:
- a CDS encoding tachylectin-related carbohydrate-binding protein translates to MRPPRTRPLVVLGTALAAVTLTVAPAQAITGGTPTGDYGSPYVPTVRITLGLGDQSCTGTMISPETVVTAASCLHPVAPPAAARANAARPQHVPIGSVQPFNYTPVDGYVFGINGYVTRDDRDLALLHLDRPFENYRARLATTPPVTGQGVQINGYGRTTTDWVSAKQQVANATVGAVGATTFSVGGGSTTCKGDAGGPVYRGDPWDPEIVAVHTGSFQHGCLGETGTQDGTQETRLDDITDWIHQQDPDLDINCAGQPDAYATYPATKTMQAGLFGDAQFGSTWYGWGGGQTVNGWQGVTLAGPNKLAWNIHQKTGISDPFADGDLLLWHNVYQAPAPVKVGNGWGSFLQQANQNLVTVDSRGRIYAVNAQGELRMYNWDDATKRWTTPLTGQLLDTGWNGYNLIVAAGDGVLYARTTTGNLYRFQYDFTTNTWTQRNKDSGTGWNAVPHMTSPGQDILYGIGAKVGDNYAVRFYRYYPTTDSWAVGGTSGIVINNDDRTPANLVIDPGACVHT, encoded by the coding sequence ATGAGACCACCGAGAACCCGGCCGCTGGTCGTGCTCGGCACCGCGCTGGCTGCCGTCACGCTCACCGTGGCACCCGCACAAGCGATCACCGGCGGCACGCCCACCGGGGACTACGGCAGCCCCTACGTCCCGACCGTCCGCATCACACTGGGCCTCGGGGACCAGTCGTGCACGGGCACGATGATCTCTCCGGAGACGGTGGTCACCGCGGCTAGCTGCCTGCACCCCGTGGCCCCGCCGGCGGCGGCGAGGGCGAATGCCGCGCGCCCGCAACACGTCCCGATCGGATCCGTCCAGCCGTTCAACTACACCCCCGTAGACGGCTACGTCTTCGGCATCAACGGCTACGTCACCCGCGACGACCGTGACCTCGCTCTGCTGCATTTGGACCGGCCGTTCGAGAACTACCGCGCGCGACTGGCCACCACGCCCCCGGTCACCGGCCAGGGCGTCCAGATCAACGGCTACGGCCGGACCACCACCGACTGGGTCTCCGCCAAGCAGCAGGTCGCGAACGCGACGGTCGGCGCGGTCGGCGCGACCACCTTCAGCGTCGGCGGCGGCTCCACGACGTGCAAGGGCGACGCGGGCGGACCGGTCTACCGCGGCGACCCCTGGGACCCCGAAATCGTCGCCGTCCACACCGGTTCCTTCCAGCACGGCTGTCTCGGGGAAACCGGGACGCAGGACGGCACTCAGGAAACCCGGCTGGACGACATCACCGACTGGATCCACCAGCAGGACCCCGACCTCGACATCAACTGCGCCGGCCAGCCGGACGCCTACGCGACCTACCCCGCGACGAAGACCATGCAGGCAGGCCTCTTCGGAGATGCGCAGTTCGGCTCGACCTGGTACGGGTGGGGCGGCGGCCAGACGGTCAACGGGTGGCAGGGCGTGACCCTGGCCGGGCCGAACAAGCTGGCCTGGAACATCCACCAGAAGACCGGCATCAGTGACCCCTTCGCCGACGGCGATCTCCTCCTCTGGCACAACGTCTACCAGGCCCCGGCGCCGGTCAAGGTCGGCAACGGCTGGGGATCCTTCCTCCAGCAAGCCAACCAGAACCTCGTCACCGTCGACTCCCGCGGCCGGATCTACGCCGTCAACGCCCAGGGCGAACTGCGCATGTACAACTGGGACGACGCCACCAAGCGTTGGACAACTCCCCTCACCGGCCAACTCCTCGACACCGGCTGGAACGGCTACAACCTCATCGTCGCCGCCGGAGACGGCGTCCTCTACGCCCGCACCACCACCGGAAACCTCTACCGCTTCCAATACGACTTCACCACCAACACCTGGACCCAACGCAACAAGGACAGCGGAACCGGCTGGAACGCGGTACCGCATATGACGTCCCCGGGGCAGGACATCCTCTACGGCATCGGCGCGAAGGTCGGCGACAACTACGCCGTTCGCTTCTACCGCTACTACCCGACCACCGACAGCTGGGCCGTCGGCGGAACCAGCGGCATCGTGATCAACAACGACGACCGCACCCCGGCGAACCTGGTCATCGACCCGGGCGCCTGCGTGCACACCTGA
- a CDS encoding thiamine pyrophosphate-dependent enzyme — MTEDADAAARAPMGEALVADPVAVLDALADGPEPAVGEYLPVPEPRTCPGSARHPEEVFAALRDEQPRTPRMSSSSRLRPRVPGGDRWTCGCPDPTISPRREVSGSGCPPRPTSRWPGPTARSSACSANYGITALWTAAQHMVPMTIVLLRDGSYGALRWFAGLLGVPDAPGPDLPGLDFTQIARGYGVTAQHA, encoded by the coding sequence GTGACCGAGGACGCGGACGCGGCGGCGCGGGCACCGATGGGCGAAGCGCTGGTCGCGGACCCGGTGGCGGTGCTCGACGCACTGGCCGACGGCCCCGAACCGGCCGTCGGCGAATACCTGCCCGTGCCCGAACCGCGGACGTGCCCGGGATCCGCGCGGCATCCCGAAGAAGTGTTCGCCGCGCTGCGCGACGAACAGCCCCGGACACCACGTATGTCGTCGTCGAGTCGACTTCGACCTCGAGTGCCTGGTGGCGACAGATGGACCTGCGGCTGCCCGGATCCTACCATTTCCCCGCGGCGGGAGGTCTCGGGTTCGGGCTGCCCGCCGCGGCCGACATCGCGATGGCCAGGCCCGACCGCCCGGTCGTCGGCGTGCTCGGCCAACTACGGCATCACCGCACTGTGGACCGCCGCCCAGCACATGGTTCCGATGACGATCGTCCTGCTGCGCGACGGTTCCTACGGCGCGTTGCGCTGGTTCGCCGGGTTGCTCGGCGTGCCGGACGCCCCGGGACCGGACCTGCCCGGCCTGGATTTCACGCAGATCGCGAGGGGTTACGGCGTGACGGCACAGCACGCCTGA
- a CDS encoding helix-turn-helix domain-containing protein: MVLRIHFSPDDLALTTFAEAPDPFWETLLGLHALQAGHSRSALTTWRAEIAPEPTFRSLQALAPSRGYSPDFLTPSEAREGFDAGLDALLRTRAARRQVELARLSRGAPVPPALQRLVTHEATFRDMAAALTRFHRTAIQPLWSRIETDFHRHRTHCGRALLGRGFGELIGSLHPALCWCGSSLEVAGDHVNGDLELAGRGLRIIPSYFCDRRPTVLADPRLPPVLVYPLPARAEHDSSHPIDLGGVLGKTKMLILAATARGSTTTALSTAARISLSSASYHAASLRKAGLIVSERMGSSVRHSLTPLGEDVLRAGQEVH, from the coding sequence TTGGTCCTGCGCATCCATTTTTCGCCCGACGACCTCGCGCTGACCACGTTCGCCGAGGCGCCGGACCCGTTCTGGGAAACCCTGCTCGGCCTGCATGCGTTGCAAGCGGGCCACAGTCGCTCCGCCCTCACGACCTGGCGCGCGGAAATCGCGCCGGAACCAACGTTCCGGAGCCTGCAGGCGCTCGCACCGTCGCGGGGATACTCGCCGGATTTCCTTACTCCCTCCGAAGCACGGGAGGGATTCGACGCCGGGCTCGACGCGCTCCTGCGCACCCGTGCCGCCCGTCGGCAGGTCGAGCTGGCGCGGCTCAGCCGCGGTGCCCCGGTGCCGCCCGCGCTCCAGCGCCTCGTCACCCACGAAGCGACGTTCCGCGACATGGCGGCGGCACTGACCCGCTTCCACCGGACCGCGATCCAGCCACTGTGGTCCCGGATCGAGACGGACTTCCACCGGCACCGCACCCACTGCGGGCGCGCGCTGCTCGGCCGGGGTTTCGGCGAGCTGATCGGCTCACTGCACCCGGCGCTGTGCTGGTGCGGGTCGTCCCTCGAGGTGGCCGGTGACCATGTGAACGGCGATCTCGAACTGGCGGGCCGGGGGCTGCGCATCATCCCGTCGTACTTCTGCGATCGGCGACCGACCGTGCTGGCCGACCCGCGCCTTCCGCCGGTACTGGTCTATCCGCTGCCTGCCCGCGCCGAGCACGACAGCAGTCATCCGATCGATCTCGGCGGAGTGCTCGGGAAGACGAAGATGCTGATCCTGGCGGCCACCGCGCGGGGCAGCACGACGACCGCACTGAGCACGGCGGCCCGGATCTCACTGAGTTCGGCCAGCTATCACGCGGCCTCGCTGCGCAAGGCCGGACTGATCGTGTCGGAACGGATGGGCAGTTCGGTCCGGCATTCGCTGACTCCACTGGGCGAGGACGTGCTGCGGGCCGGGCAGGAGGTCCACTGA
- the dpgD gene encoding enoyl-CoA-hydratase DpgD — MTATVRYTKSGHVARVTLDRPEVLNAMNAAMHEELGEVWADVQRDDDVRAVVLTGAGGRAFSVGQDLKELDAGPRAVSSFGSRGKPGAPRLTDRFTLTKPVVARVDGYALGGGFELVLACDLAVASDRSEFALPEPRLGLIAGAGGVFRLARQAPLKPAMGYLLTGRRFSAARAAELGLLNDVVPAAELDECVEGWVADLLRCAPQSVRAVKQAALASLDMPLEAAFGARYPEEERRMHGRDAVEGPRAFVEKRPPVWEGR, encoded by the coding sequence ATGACCGCCACCGTCCGCTACACGAAATCCGGCCACGTCGCCCGGGTCACGCTGGACCGGCCCGAGGTGCTCAACGCGATGAACGCCGCGATGCACGAAGAACTGGGCGAAGTCTGGGCCGACGTCCAACGCGACGACGACGTGCGCGCCGTCGTGCTGACCGGCGCGGGCGGACGGGCGTTCTCCGTAGGGCAGGACCTCAAGGAACTCGACGCCGGACCCCGTGCCGTGTCGAGCTTCGGCAGCAGGGGAAAGCCCGGCGCGCCCCGGCTTACCGACCGGTTCACCCTGACCAAGCCGGTCGTGGCCCGCGTGGACGGCTACGCCCTCGGCGGAGGCTTCGAGCTGGTGCTCGCCTGCGACCTCGCAGTGGCCAGCGACCGGTCGGAGTTCGCTCTCCCGGAACCCCGGCTGGGGCTGATCGCCGGGGCCGGCGGGGTTTTCCGGCTGGCACGGCAGGCACCGCTGAAACCGGCGATGGGCTACCTGCTGACCGGCCGCCGGTTCTCCGCCGCCCGGGCCGCGGAACTCGGCCTGCTGAACGACGTCGTCCCCGCGGCGGAGCTGGACGAATGCGTCGAGGGGTGGGTGGCCGATCTGCTGCGTTGCGCGCCGCAGTCGGTGAGGGCGGTGAAACAGGCTGCTCTCGCCTCCTTGGACATGCCGCTCGAGGCCGCGTTCGGGGCGCGGTATCCCGAGGAAGAACGGCGGATGCACGGTCGTGACGCGGTCGAGGGTCCTCGTGCTTTCGTCGAGAAACGGCCGCCGGTGTGGGAAGGGCGCTGA